From one Streptomyces sp. Q6 genomic stretch:
- a CDS encoding M14 family zinc carboxypeptidase gives MSHLTEQRYPTSAELVQSARELATHRPDLCHLRQVGLSRGNRPLQLLSVGHDRRAVLIVAGAHANEPTGASTVLHLAERALMDRELRTDRSWHFLLCADPDGAALHRTPAPRTLLDYHRHFFRPAGPEQPEWSPSVLPPDRLPPETRTLTGVIDHLRPYLQVSLHGTELGGSWVQLTRDIPGLAEPFAKSAAELHIPVETGASDAAGWPASGRGVHVMPDPDAQAAFPSLPDDARHSTWHHAHRYGGSTAIVEVPMWASDLVDDPATHPAPERALARLSARLSRDTLLVEDILAESLPRLPDTTGPLLRAARWALSLVPGLADDWMQPPPPNATMAYIGSIDAFARRLPLRAAAMLLRVLEEADDLAAPRLDALVTRWCEVYADRFGARWVPVAHQVEHQARTTIAAVRHAQG, from the coding sequence GTGAGTCATCTGACGGAGCAGCGCTACCCCACCTCGGCCGAACTGGTCCAGTCAGCGCGGGAGCTGGCGACCCACCGACCTGACCTGTGCCATCTACGCCAGGTCGGTCTGTCCCGGGGGAACAGACCCCTTCAGCTGCTGTCCGTGGGACACGACCGGCGTGCCGTCCTGATCGTCGCGGGCGCGCACGCCAACGAACCTACGGGCGCCTCCACGGTGCTGCACCTGGCCGAACGAGCGCTGATGGACCGGGAGTTGAGAACCGACCGGTCCTGGCACTTCCTGCTCTGCGCGGACCCGGACGGCGCGGCCCTGCACCGCACACCGGCGCCGCGCACCCTCCTCGACTACCACCGGCACTTCTTCCGGCCCGCGGGCCCGGAGCAGCCCGAGTGGTCGCCGTCCGTGCTGCCGCCGGACCGGCTCCCGCCGGAGACGCGGACGCTCACCGGTGTCATCGACCACCTGCGCCCCTACCTCCAGGTGTCGCTGCACGGCACGGAACTGGGCGGCAGCTGGGTGCAGTTGACGCGTGACATACCGGGGCTCGCCGAGCCGTTCGCGAAGTCGGCGGCGGAGTTGCACATCCCGGTGGAGACCGGGGCGTCCGACGCGGCGGGCTGGCCAGCTTCCGGGCGCGGGGTGCATGTGATGCCGGACCCCGACGCGCAGGCCGCGTTCCCGAGCCTGCCGGACGACGCCCGGCACTCCACCTGGCATCACGCCCACCGCTACGGCGGCTCCACGGCCATCGTCGAGGTCCCCATGTGGGCCAGCGACCTGGTCGACGACCCGGCGACGCACCCGGCGCCCGAGCGGGCCCTCGCGCGGCTGTCGGCGCGGCTGAGCCGCGACACCCTCCTGGTCGAGGACATCCTCGCGGAGTCCCTGCCCCGCCTCCCCGACACCACGGGCCCGCTGCTGCGGGCGGCGCGCTGGGCACTGAGCCTCGTACCGGGCCTGGCGGACGACTGGATGCAGCCCCCGCCGCCGAACGCGACGATGGCGTACATCGGATCGATCGACGCGTTCGCGCGGCGACTGCCGCTGCGGGCCGCCGCGATGCTGCTGCGGGTCCTGGAGGAGGCCGACGACCTGGCGGCGCCCCGCCTCGACGCCCTCGTCACGCGCTGGTGCGAGGTGTACGCGGACCGGTTCGGGGCGCGCTGGGTGCCGGTGGCCCATCAGGTCGAGCACCAGGCGCGGACGACGATCGCGGCGGTCCGGCACGCGCAGGGCTGA
- the cyc2 gene encoding germacradienol/geosmin synthase Cyc2: protein MTQQSSQPFHLPRFYMPYQARLNPHLDEARTHSSAWAREMGMLEGSGVWDQSDLDAHDYGLLCAYTHPDCDGPALSLITDWYVWVFFFDDHFLDMFKRTNDREAGKAHLDRLPLFMPMDLDAEVPEPENPVEAGLIDLWRRTVPAMSADWRRRFAESTEHLLNESMWELSNINEGRISNPVEYIEMRRKVGGAPWSAGLVEYATAEVPASVAESRPLRVLMETFSDAVHLRNDLFSYEREVCDEGELSNGVLVLETFFDCGTQEAAEAVNNVLSSRLHQFEHTALTEVPALALEKGLTPDEVAAVAAYTRGLQDWQSGGHEWHLRSSRYMNKGAVAEPSPLGGPTGLGTSGADVPALLASVGAERLRAYTHVPYQKVGPSRLPDFFMPFELRLNPGLDGARARLVPWAHRMGILAEGVWDEVKLAAADLALCSAGLDPDGSPEALDLSAQWLAWGTYGDDYYPLVFGHRRDLAAAKACTARLSACMPVDGEPAPVPVNAMERGLVDLWARTTATMTPEQRRTMKATVDVMTESWVWEVANQLQNRIPDPVDYLEMRRATFGADLTMGLCRMGHGPAVPPEVYRSGPVRSLENAAVDYAMLINDVFSYQKEIEYEGEIHNAILVVQNFFGVDYPRALGIVHDLMTQRMQQFEHVVAHEFPVLYEDFKLSDEARGILDGYVEDLRNWMAGILNWHREVDRYRPEYLAARAHGFLPDRIPTAPLPTVTPTVREPELADSVVLSAPTAPHRLPFEWIAS from the coding sequence ATGACACAGCAGTCCTCGCAGCCGTTCCACCTGCCGCGCTTCTACATGCCCTACCAGGCGCGGCTCAACCCGCACCTGGACGAGGCTCGCACGCACTCCAGCGCCTGGGCCCGTGAGATGGGCATGCTGGAGGGCAGCGGCGTCTGGGACCAGAGCGACCTCGACGCGCACGACTACGGTCTGCTCTGCGCGTACACCCACCCCGACTGCGACGGCCCCGCGCTGTCGCTGATCACCGACTGGTACGTGTGGGTCTTCTTCTTCGACGACCACTTCCTGGACATGTTCAAGCGCACCAACGACCGGGAGGCCGGCAAGGCCCACCTCGACCGGCTGCCGCTGTTCATGCCGATGGACCTCGACGCCGAGGTGCCCGAGCCGGAGAACCCCGTCGAGGCGGGGCTCATCGACCTGTGGCGGCGCACCGTCCCCGCCATGTCGGCCGACTGGCGCCGCCGCTTCGCCGAGTCCACCGAACACCTGCTCAACGAGTCGATGTGGGAGCTCTCGAACATCAACGAGGGGCGGATCTCCAACCCCGTCGAGTACATCGAGATGCGCCGCAAGGTGGGCGGCGCGCCCTGGTCGGCGGGGCTCGTCGAGTACGCGACCGCCGAAGTCCCCGCCTCCGTCGCCGAGTCGCGGCCGCTGCGCGTCCTCATGGAGACGTTCTCCGACGCCGTGCACCTGCGCAACGACCTCTTCTCGTACGAGCGTGAGGTGTGCGACGAGGGCGAACTCTCCAACGGGGTCCTGGTGTTGGAGACCTTCTTCGACTGCGGCACGCAGGAGGCGGCGGAGGCCGTCAACAACGTGCTCAGCTCGCGCCTGCACCAGTTCGAGCACACCGCGCTCACCGAAGTCCCGGCGCTGGCCCTGGAGAAGGGCCTCACGCCGGACGAGGTCGCGGCCGTCGCCGCCTACACGCGGGGCCTTCAGGACTGGCAGTCCGGCGGCCACGAATGGCATCTGCGATCCAGCAGGTACATGAACAAGGGGGCCGTCGCCGAGCCGTCGCCGCTGGGCGGGCCCACCGGGCTCGGGACGAGCGGCGCGGACGTACCGGCGCTGCTCGCGTCCGTCGGCGCGGAACGGCTGCGGGCGTACACCCACGTGCCGTACCAGAAGGTCGGGCCGTCGCGACTGCCCGACTTCTTCATGCCGTTCGAGTTGCGCCTCAACCCCGGACTCGACGGGGCCCGCGCCCGTCTCGTGCCGTGGGCGCACCGCATGGGCATCCTGGCGGAGGGCGTCTGGGACGAGGTCAAGCTCGCCGCCGCCGACCTGGCGCTGTGCTCGGCCGGGCTCGACCCGGACGGCTCGCCCGAGGCCCTCGACCTCAGCGCGCAGTGGCTCGCGTGGGGGACGTACGGCGACGACTACTACCCGCTGGTCTTCGGGCACCGGCGCGACCTCGCCGCCGCGAAGGCGTGCACCGCGCGCCTGTCGGCCTGCATGCCCGTCGACGGCGAGCCCGCCCCCGTCCCGGTCAACGCCATGGAACGCGGCCTCGTCGACCTGTGGGCGCGCACCACCGCCACGATGACGCCCGAGCAGCGGCGCACCATGAAGGCGACGGTCGACGTGATGACGGAGAGCTGGGTGTGGGAGGTCGCCAACCAGCTCCAGAACCGCATCCCGGACCCCGTCGACTACCTGGAGATGCGCCGCGCCACCTTCGGCGCCGACCTGACGATGGGCCTGTGCCGCATGGGCCACGGCCCGGCCGTCCCGCCGGAGGTGTACCGCAGCGGGCCCGTCCGCTCGCTGGAGAACGCCGCCGTCGACTACGCGATGCTCATCAACGACGTGTTCTCGTACCAGAAGGAGATCGAGTACGAGGGCGAGATCCACAACGCGATCCTCGTCGTGCAGAACTTCTTCGGCGTCGACTATCCGAGGGCGCTCGGCATCGTGCACGACCTCATGACGCAGCGCATGCAGCAGTTCGAGCACGTCGTCGCGCACGAATTCCCCGTCCTGTACGAGGACTTCAAGCTCTCCGACGAGGCGCGCGGAATCCTCGACGGATACGTGGAGGACCTGCGCAACTGGATGGCGGGCATCCTCAACTGGCACCGGGAGGTGGACCGCTACCGCCCCGAGTACCTGGCGGCCCGCGCCCACGGCTTCCTGCCGGACCGCATCCCGACGGCCCCGCTGCCCACGGTGACACCGACGGTGCGCGAGCCCGAACTCGCCGACAGCGTCGTGCTGTCGGCGCCGACGGCCCCGCACCGGCTGCCCTTCGAGTGGATCGCCTCCTGA
- a CDS encoding GNAT family N-acetyltransferase has translation MTSVTQDLVIRALTDGEPSKGDTALFHSMDDPGLVGRVITGVDYRTFAEGGDYDPARTWVALRAGRVVARAAWWGAPDDAEPVNLNWFDVSPDDLEAGVELLKQAPYDVEYELILPADWEERPEVRAAAEARMEAARQAGMRLLVERFRYRWTPENGVPERPGRLEFRAEPDDAVVLDVLRRVHSATLDAHALRAVEEGGLDQAAREELDFFHWCPSPRSWLRLAYTKDGGDVVGIHVPAYNHSGPIIGFIGVVPEQRGRGYAYDLLVESTRFLVEQGAEAIDAATDQGNVPMAANFTKAGYPVTQKRVHYV, from the coding sequence TTGACCTCTGTCACGCAGGACCTGGTGATTCGCGCCCTCACGGACGGCGAGCCTTCGAAGGGCGACACCGCACTCTTCCACTCCATGGACGACCCGGGCCTCGTCGGCCGCGTCATCACCGGAGTCGACTACCGCACGTTCGCCGAGGGCGGTGACTACGACCCCGCCCGGACCTGGGTGGCGCTGCGCGCGGGACGCGTCGTGGCACGGGCCGCCTGGTGGGGCGCGCCGGACGACGCGGAGCCGGTCAACCTGAACTGGTTCGACGTCTCCCCCGACGACCTGGAAGCGGGCGTCGAGCTCCTGAAGCAGGCCCCGTACGACGTCGAGTACGAGCTGATCCTGCCCGCCGACTGGGAGGAGCGCCCCGAGGTGCGCGCCGCCGCCGAAGCACGCATGGAGGCGGCGCGACAGGCGGGCATGCGCCTTCTTGTGGAGCGTTTCCGTTACCGGTGGACTCCGGAGAACGGCGTTCCGGAGCGGCCCGGCCGGCTGGAGTTCCGGGCGGAGCCGGACGACGCGGTCGTCCTCGACGTGCTGCGTCGCGTGCACTCCGCGACGCTGGACGCGCACGCGCTGCGCGCGGTCGAGGAGGGCGGCCTCGACCAGGCCGCGCGGGAGGAGCTGGACTTCTTCCACTGGTGCCCTTCGCCCCGCTCATGGCTGCGATTGGCGTACACGAAGGACGGCGGCGACGTCGTCGGCATCCATGTGCCCGCGTACAACCACTCGGGCCCGATCATCGGCTTCATCGGGGTCGTGCCGGAGCAGCGCGGGCGGGGTTATGCGTATGACCTCCTGGTGGAATCGACGCGTTTCCTCGTCGAGCAGGGTGCCGAGGCGATCGACGCGGCCACCGACCAGGGGAACGTCCCGATGGCGGCGAATTTCACGAAGGCCGGGTACCCGGTGACGCAGAAGCGCGTCCATTACGTGTGA
- a CDS encoding aminoglycoside phosphotransferase family protein produces MPTPPRPTAETVRHLLEPLLPGGGSVRAGDTPYAWWVGDKHVLRLAPDAPASTRRRCELRLRDLVRPYVPVSVPVGIASGEWAPGLVYSLDTRLPGETAQEREVTAAGEEDLAGLLTALRAVPVARAAQLGVPKVAPRSLENLRRQAAPAAQKLDGQGEFDAERLRQLTGHAVAQLGPLPDAVLVHHGLSGEHLIVTRDGRVTGALGWGDAVIGDPAEDIAGLAASVGARAAVRSATLAGYGARVCLRGLWLGRCDALVRLAEGDAGPEGDRALLRVRLERVWEPILLELVSEG; encoded by the coding sequence ATGCCGACGCCACCGCGCCCCACCGCCGAGACGGTGCGCCACCTCCTGGAGCCCCTGCTCCCGGGAGGCGGCTCGGTCCGCGCCGGTGACACGCCGTACGCCTGGTGGGTCGGCGACAAGCACGTCCTGCGCCTCGCCCCCGACGCTCCGGCGTCGACGCGGCGACGGTGCGAGCTGCGACTGCGCGACCTCGTCCGCCCCTACGTGCCGGTCTCGGTGCCCGTCGGCATCGCGTCGGGGGAGTGGGCGCCCGGACTCGTCTACTCCCTGGACACCCGGCTGCCCGGCGAGACCGCGCAGGAGCGGGAGGTCACGGCCGCCGGCGAGGAGGACCTCGCTGGTCTGCTCACCGCGCTGCGGGCCGTGCCGGTCGCGCGTGCCGCCCAGCTCGGCGTGCCCAAGGTCGCGCCGCGTTCCCTGGAGAACCTGCGGCGGCAGGCGGCCCCCGCGGCCCAGAAGCTCGACGGGCAGGGCGAGTTCGACGCCGAGCGGCTGCGCCAGCTGACCGGCCACGCGGTGGCTCAGCTCGGACCGCTGCCCGACGCCGTCCTCGTCCACCACGGCCTCTCCGGCGAGCACCTGATCGTCACGCGCGACGGGCGGGTGACCGGCGCGCTGGGCTGGGGTGACGCGGTCATCGGCGACCCCGCGGAGGACATCGCGGGCCTCGCGGCATCGGTCGGCGCACGCGCGGCGGTCCGCTCCGCGACGCTGGCGGGGTACGGGGCGCGGGTGTGTCTGCGGGGGTTGTGGCTGGGCCGGTGCGACGCGCTGGTCCGGCTGGCGGAGGGCGACGCCGGGCCGGAGGGCGATCGGGCGCTGCTGCGGGTGCGGCTGGAACGGGTGTGGGAGCCGATTCTGCTGGAGCTGGTGTCGGAGGGGTGA
- a CDS encoding aminopeptidase P family protein: MTTGTPAPFTAADYEARMERAAQSAADAGLAGVLVAPGPDLVWLTGYSVPADTERLTLLVLAAGQEPTLVVPTLEAPDAAKAAGADAMTLRDWTDGTNPYDVTAPLLDVTGRFGVSDNAWAMHLLGLQKTLPDTSYVSLTEALPMLRGVKDAAELERLAAAGAAADATYEEIKKVAFAGREENDIARELADLLRKFGHSQVDFTVVGSGPNGANPHHEASDRVIRHGDMVVLDFGGLKHGYGSDTTRTVHVGEPTDEERRVHDIVREAQTAACDAVRPGIACQDVDRVARKVITDAGYGEYFIHRTGHGIGVTTHEPPYMIEGEEQELVPGMCFSVEPGIYLPGRFGVRVEDIVTVTEDGGRRLNATARDMAIVS, encoded by the coding sequence ATGACGACCGGCACACCCGCGCCCTTCACCGCCGCCGACTACGAGGCCCGCATGGAGCGTGCCGCGCAGTCCGCCGCCGACGCGGGACTCGCCGGTGTGCTCGTCGCGCCCGGACCGGACCTCGTCTGGCTCACCGGCTACTCCGTACCGGCCGACACCGAGCGGCTCACCCTCCTCGTCCTCGCCGCCGGGCAGGAACCCACGCTCGTCGTGCCGACGCTGGAGGCGCCCGACGCGGCGAAGGCCGCCGGCGCCGACGCGATGACGCTGCGCGACTGGACCGACGGCACGAACCCGTACGACGTCACGGCCCCGCTGCTCGATGTCACCGGCCGCTTCGGTGTCAGCGACAACGCCTGGGCCATGCACCTGCTCGGGTTGCAGAAGACGCTGCCCGACACCTCGTACGTGTCGCTCACCGAGGCGCTGCCCATGCTGCGCGGCGTCAAGGACGCCGCCGAACTGGAACGCCTCGCCGCCGCGGGCGCCGCCGCGGACGCGACGTACGAGGAGATCAAGAAGGTCGCCTTCGCGGGCCGCGAGGAGAACGACATCGCCCGCGAACTCGCCGATCTGCTGCGGAAGTTCGGGCACTCGCAGGTCGACTTCACGGTCGTCGGATCAGGTCCCAACGGCGCCAACCCGCACCACGAGGCGAGCGACCGCGTCATCCGGCACGGCGACATGGTCGTCCTCGACTTCGGCGGCCTGAAGCACGGCTACGGCTCCGACACGACCCGCACCGTGCACGTCGGGGAGCCCACGGACGAGGAGCGGCGCGTGCACGACATCGTGCGCGAGGCGCAGACGGCGGCGTGCGACGCCGTGCGGCCGGGCATCGCCTGCCAGGACGTCGACCGCGTCGCCCGCAAGGTGATCACGGACGCCGGGTACGGCGAGTACTTCATCCACCGCACCGGGCACGGCATCGGCGTCACCACGCACGAACCGCCGTACATGATCGAGGGCGAGGAGCAGGAACTCGTGCCCGGAATGTGCTTCTCGGTCGAGCCGGGCATCTACCTGCCGGGCCGGTTCGGCGTCCGCGTCGAGGACATCGTCACCGTCACCGAGGACGGCGGCCGACGCCTCAACGCCACGGCGCGGGACATGGCGATCGTGAGCTGA
- a CDS encoding DUF1707 and FHA domain-containing protein, with translation MTSSFEHHTYPGRLSDAERDRALKVLRDGVALGRLSHDTFVRRMELALAARKPDELAVLTADLRRENRWSRAVFGAVGAVSGFTVRLRRAWTVERLPKLLLPPVANPYPLRIGRDPANGLRLSHETVSRVHAELSRQGGTWVLRDLGSTNGTSVNGRRVIGAAVVQDGDQVAFGRMSFRLSAG, from the coding sequence GTGACGTCCTCTTTTGAACACCACACGTACCCGGGGCGGTTGTCCGACGCCGAGCGGGACCGTGCGCTGAAGGTGCTCAGGGACGGGGTCGCGCTCGGCCGGCTCTCGCACGACACGTTCGTGCGCCGCATGGAGCTGGCGCTCGCGGCCCGCAAGCCGGACGAACTGGCCGTGCTCACCGCCGACCTGCGCCGCGAGAACCGGTGGTCGCGTGCCGTCTTCGGGGCCGTGGGGGCCGTCTCCGGGTTCACCGTGCGGCTGCGCCGCGCCTGGACCGTCGAGCGGCTGCCCAAGCTGCTGCTGCCGCCGGTCGCCAACCCGTACCCGCTGCGGATCGGCCGCGACCCGGCGAACGGCCTGCGCCTCAGCCACGAGACGGTCTCGCGGGTGCACGCCGAGCTGAGCCGGCAGGGCGGCACGTGGGTGCTGCGCGACCTCGGCTCCACGAACGGCACGTCCGTGAACGGCCGGCGGGTCATCGGCGCCGCCGTCGTCCAGGACGGCGACCAGGTCGCCTTCGGCCGGATGTCGTTCCGGCTCTCCGCAGGCTGA
- the treZ gene encoding malto-oligosyltrehalose trehalohydrolase — MQFEVWAPQSERVTLHVAGAADTELERDPDRVGWWSGSAEARDGTRYGFALDGGPVLPDPRSRRQPDGPDGLSAVVDHDRYVWRTGWAGRDLTGAVLYELHVGTYTQEGTLDAAAERLDHLVDLGITHVELMPLSPVPGRHGWGYDGVGPWAVHEPYGGPEALKRFVDAAHERGLGVVLDVVHNHLGPSGNHLPAFGPYFTDTHHTPWGSAMNLDAPGSDEVRAYLVGSALTWLRDYRIDGLRLDAIHELHDRRALTFLEELSADVDRLAGQLGRPLFLIGESDLGDPRIITPRAEGGIGLHAQWNDDVHHAIHAAVTGERQGYYADFAREPLAAIAKTLTHGFFHDGTYSTFRGRRHGRPVDRTRTPGHRLLAYTQTHDQVGNRAQGDRLAASVSPGLLACAATLVLTGPFTPMLFMGEEWAASTPWQYFTDHTDPSLADAVRKGRRREFAAHGWAESDIPDPQDPATRLRSCLDWSERESGDHARVLAWYRELIALRHARTDLQDPDLAAVRVAYDEEARWIAYRRGDLRVAVNLSGAAVSIPLGRPVARLLAAWERVDVPGADGVLTIPPESCVVAVAP, encoded by the coding sequence GTGCAGTTCGAGGTGTGGGCACCACAGTCCGAGCGGGTCACGCTCCACGTAGCGGGCGCTGCGGACACAGAGCTGGAGCGTGATCCCGATCGCGTCGGCTGGTGGTCGGGGTCGGCCGAGGCCAGGGACGGGACGCGCTACGGGTTCGCGCTCGACGGCGGCCCCGTCCTGCCCGACCCCCGCTCCCGCCGCCAGCCCGACGGGCCCGACGGGCTGAGCGCGGTCGTCGACCACGACCGGTACGTCTGGCGGACCGGTTGGGCGGGGCGGGATCTGACCGGCGCGGTCCTGTACGAGCTGCACGTGGGCACGTACACGCAGGAGGGCACCCTCGACGCCGCCGCCGAGCGCCTCGACCATCTGGTCGACCTGGGCATCACGCACGTCGAGTTGATGCCGCTGTCCCCGGTCCCGGGGCGGCACGGCTGGGGCTACGACGGGGTCGGCCCGTGGGCCGTGCACGAGCCGTACGGCGGCCCGGAGGCGCTGAAGCGCTTTGTCGACGCGGCGCACGAGCGGGGGCTCGGGGTCGTCCTGGACGTGGTGCACAACCATCTGGGCCCGTCCGGCAACCATCTGCCCGCGTTCGGCCCGTACTTCACGGACACGCACCACACGCCGTGGGGCAGCGCCATGAACCTGGACGCGCCCGGCTCGGACGAGGTGCGTGCCTATCTGGTCGGCAGCGCGCTGACCTGGCTGCGCGACTACCGGATCGACGGGCTGCGGCTCGACGCGATCCACGAACTCCACGACCGGCGGGCGCTGACGTTCCTGGAGGAGCTGTCGGCGGACGTCGACCGCCTCGCCGGACAGCTGGGCCGCCCGCTCTTCCTGATCGGCGAGTCGGACCTCGGCGATCCACGGATCATCACGCCGCGCGCGGAGGGCGGGATCGGCCTGCACGCGCAGTGGAACGACGACGTCCACCACGCGATCCACGCCGCCGTCACCGGTGAACGGCAGGGGTACTACGCGGACTTCGCGCGTGAGCCGCTGGCGGCGATCGCCAAGACGCTCACGCACGGCTTCTTCCACGACGGCACGTACTCGACGTTCCGCGGCCGCCGGCACGGCCGTCCGGTGGACCGTACCCGGACACCCGGGCACCGGCTGCTCGCCTACACGCAGACCCACGACCAGGTGGGCAACCGCGCGCAGGGCGACCGGCTCGCCGCCTCCGTCTCCCCCGGCCTCCTCGCGTGCGCGGCGACGCTGGTGCTCACCGGCCCGTTCACGCCGATGCTGTTCATGGGCGAGGAGTGGGCGGCGAGCACACCGTGGCAGTACTTCACGGACCACACCGACCCGTCGCTCGCCGACGCCGTACGCAAGGGCAGGCGGCGGGAGTTCGCGGCGCACGGCTGGGCGGAGTCCGACATCCCGGACCCGCAGGACCCGGCGACGCGGCTGCGGTCCTGTCTCGACTGGTCGGAGCGCGAGAGCGGCGACCACGCGCGCGTGCTCGCGTGGTACCGGGAACTCATCGCCCTGCGCCACGCCCGTACGGACCTTCAGGACCCGGATCTGGCGGCGGTGCGGGTCGCGTACGACGAGGAGGCCCGCTGGATCGCGTACCGGCGGGGTGATCTGCGGGTGGCGGTGAACCTGTCGGGGGCGGCGGTGTCGATTCCGCTGGGGCGGCCGGTGGCGCGGTTGCTGGCGGCATGGGAGCGGGTGGACGTCCCTGGGGCGGACGGAGTGCTCACGATTCCGCCGGAGTCGTGCGTGGTCGCTGTCGCGCCTTAG
- a CDS encoding metallophosphoesterase: protein MLVLAQISDLHLDGTPRATERARRVMDHLRALPGGVDALLVTGDIADHGAESEYEEAAALLGLHDPASPFPVLTCPGNHDSRAPYRKALLREAAADGPVNSAHRVGGAAILMCDSSVPGADEGALDEETYGWIEEELDALDGDTPALIAFHHPPVALHHPLPDRYRLDQPRSLARLLESRPEIVAVIAGHAHTPAATTFAGRPLIAGPGVTWTLRLPWEGEQVADRAAPVGFAFHVLDDERRLTTHFRTV, encoded by the coding sequence ATGCTCGTGCTCGCCCAGATCAGCGATCTGCACCTCGACGGGACCCCGCGCGCCACCGAGCGGGCCCGCCGCGTGATGGACCATCTGCGGGCGCTGCCGGGAGGGGTGGACGCGCTGCTCGTCACCGGCGACATCGCGGATCACGGCGCCGAGTCGGAGTACGAGGAGGCGGCCGCGCTGCTCGGTCTGCACGACCCGGCGTCACCGTTCCCGGTCCTGACCTGCCCCGGCAACCACGACAGCCGCGCCCCGTACCGCAAGGCCCTGCTGCGCGAGGCCGCCGCCGACGGGCCGGTGAACAGCGCGCACCGGGTGGGCGGGGCCGCGATCCTGATGTGCGACTCCAGCGTCCCGGGCGCCGACGAAGGGGCGCTCGACGAGGAGACGTACGGCTGGATCGAGGAGGAGCTGGACGCGCTCGACGGCGACACGCCCGCCCTGATCGCCTTCCACCACCCGCCGGTCGCCCTCCACCACCCGCTGCCCGACCGCTACCGGCTCGACCAACCCCGCTCCCTGGCACGCCTGCTGGAGAGCAGGCCGGAGATCGTCGCCGTCATCGCCGGCCATGCGCACACTCCGGCGGCGACGACGTTCGCCGGGCGGCCGCTGATCGCGGGGCCGGGTGTGACATGGACGTTGCGGCTGCCGTGGGAGGGCGAGCAGGTCGCCGACCGGGCGGCGCCGGTCGGGTTCGCGTTCCATGTCCTGGACGACGAGCGACGCCTGACGACGCACTTCCGTACGGTCTGA
- a CDS encoding cytochrome P450 encodes MARDPYPLYRRLRDTHPLLHDEVFGAWLLSRYVDVRAALADPRLVAPPPGRSFAHLEEATHDAHRALVSPALQGRALAALKAGVDRTAYVLARRLIRLQEADLVEEFCHWLPAAAVVAALGLPPADTVRIAPWCRTGLTHLGGVPADLDLDAFLRPHLARRRAHPGGDLLSVLCTARTDGRPLSDEAVTGLVATLLGAGGEATGRALAALLANLLDHPAQLALVRARPGLADAAWAESLRRDPAVHIVLRRALAPVETSGGTIPAGATVACLVGSAGRDATRFADPDRYDVFRAAPGQLAFGAGRHRCLGVQLARLTAGSGLRALLEALPVLRWAPGFRPAPEGLLTRSPAAVRVRLR; translated from the coding sequence GTGGCCCGTGACCCGTACCCGCTGTACCGCAGGCTCCGCGACACCCACCCCCTCCTTCACGACGAGGTCTTCGGCGCGTGGCTGCTCAGCCGCTACGTGGACGTGCGCGCGGCCCTCGCCGACCCCCGCCTGGTCGCCCCGCCGCCCGGCCGCTCCTTCGCCCACCTCGAAGAGGCCACGCACGACGCCCACCGGGCCCTCGTCTCCCCGGCACTCCAGGGACGCGCGCTGGCCGCGTTGAAGGCGGGCGTCGACCGCACCGCCTACGTGCTCGCGCGCCGCCTGATACGCCTCCAAGAGGCCGACCTGGTCGAGGAGTTCTGCCACTGGCTGCCCGCCGCCGCGGTCGTGGCCGCGCTCGGCCTGCCGCCCGCCGACACGGTCCGCATCGCCCCCTGGTGCCGCACCGGACTGACCCACCTCGGCGGTGTCCCCGCCGACCTCGACCTCGACGCGTTCCTGCGGCCCCACCTCGCCCGCCGCCGCGCACACCCGGGCGGCGACCTCCTGTCCGTGCTGTGCACCGCGCGGACCGACGGGCGGCCGCTGTCCGACGAGGCGGTCACCGGGCTCGTGGCGACCCTGCTCGGCGCGGGCGGCGAGGCCACCGGGCGGGCCCTCGCCGCGCTCCTCGCCAACCTCCTCGACCACCCCGCCCAGTTGGCGCTCGTCCGGGCCCGGCCCGGCCTGGCCGACGCCGCCTGGGCCGAGTCGCTGCGCCGCGACCCGGCCGTGCACATCGTGCTGCGCCGCGCCCTCGCCCCGGTCGAGACGAGCGGCGGCACGATACCCGCGGGCGCCACCGTGGCCTGCCTGGTGGGCTCCGCCGGCCGGGACGCCACCCGCTTCGCCGACCCCGACCGCTACGACGTCTTCCGCGCGGCCCCGGGCCAGCTGGCGTTCGGCGCGGGCCGCCACCGCTGCCTCGGCGTCCAGCTCGCCCGCCTCACCGCCGGTTCGGGCCTGCGCGCCCTCCTGGAGGCCCTGCCGGTGCTTCGCTGGGCGCCGGGCTTCAGACCGGCCCCCGAGGGCCTGCTCACCCGCTCTCCGGCCGCTGTGCGGGTCCGTCTGCGCTGA